Proteins from one Nitrobacteraceae bacterium AZCC 2146 genomic window:
- a CDS encoding hypothetical protein (product_source=Hypo-rule applied; cath_funfam=3.40.350.10; pfam=PF01321; superfamily=53092) — MKAAVKNFVQLERLAQQMDAHGLDAIVARAGINFTYLAGFAYPGTLARHLDLADSPRGVYLVWPRTGEPRIVVNAIAEGLARRDSFIEHFDVYEGYTEPPIEKLATVIGAMGLAESKVGFEINFVSAADWETLRTRLPKMQMSNSTALMDVVRAVKTPTELAYLKRGADMLDDAFLACFPLVRPGMRERDLHAALVGYCLAHGSEFTHGILNSERNTIQYAGESDFAFAAGDAIRTDYVAYMQGYAGHQSRCAVGRKAQRRADPAIHRDPRHLPRRQRPVAAGQDRGRDLPVRGGKVRGRGNDVQVDAGRAQRRRLVAPAGAGDRARQSAGAGGRHGDRHGAPCEPLAHPGHVRDPRRWSGTNLRQISHRGDIHLRHIRAEWATYSIER, encoded by the coding sequence ATGAAGGCTGCAGTCAAGAATTTCGTCCAGCTGGAGCGGCTGGCGCAACAGATGGATGCCCACGGCCTCGACGCCATCGTCGCCCGCGCCGGCATCAACTTCACCTATCTCGCCGGCTTCGCCTATCCCGGCACGCTGGCGCGCCATCTCGATCTCGCGGATTCGCCGCGCGGCGTCTATCTGGTGTGGCCGCGCACCGGCGAGCCGCGCATCGTCGTCAATGCCATTGCCGAGGGGCTGGCGCGCCGCGATTCCTTCATCGAGCATTTCGATGTCTATGAGGGCTACACCGAGCCGCCGATCGAGAAGCTGGCGACGGTGATCGGGGCGATGGGGCTGGCCGAATCGAAGGTCGGCTTCGAGATCAACTTCGTTAGCGCCGCTGACTGGGAGACGCTGCGCACGCGGCTGCCGAAAATGCAGATGAGCAATTCCACCGCGCTGATGGACGTGGTGCGCGCGGTGAAGACGCCGACCGAACTGGCCTATCTGAAGCGCGGCGCCGACATGCTGGACGATGCGTTCCTAGCCTGTTTCCCGCTGGTGCGGCCGGGCATGCGCGAGCGCGACCTGCACGCGGCGCTGGTGGGTTATTGCCTGGCGCACGGCTCCGAATTCACCCACGGCATCCTCAACTCGGAGCGCAACACCATCCAGTATGCCGGCGAGAGCGATTTCGCGTTCGCCGCGGGCGATGCCATCCGCACCGATTACGTGGCCTACATGCAGGGCTATGCCGGGCACCAGTCACGCTGCGCGGTGGGTCGGAAAGCCCAGCGCCGAGCAGACCCGGCAATACACCGTGATCCGCGACATCTACCGCGCCGCCAACGACCAGTTGCTGCCGGGCAAGACCGCGGCCGAGATCTACCAGTTCGTGGTGGAAAAGTTCGAGGCCGCGGGAATGACGTACAAGTCGATGCTGGCCGGGCACAGCGTCGGCGCCTGGTGGCACCAGCAGGAGCCGGTGATCGCGCGCGGCAATCCGCGGGTGCTGGAGGAAGGCATGGTGATCGCCATGGAGCCCCATGTGAACCACTGGCACATCCAGGACATGTTCGTGATCCGCGCAGATGGTCCGGAACTAATCTCCGACAAATTTCCCACCGAGGAGATATTCACCTGCGGCATATAAGGGCAGAATGGGCAACCTACTCGATCGAGCGTTAG
- a CDS encoding antibiotic biosynthesis monooxygenase (ABM) superfamily enzyme (product_source=COG3224; cog=COG3224; ko=KO:K09932; superfamily=54909; transmembrane_helix_parts=Outside_1_182,TMhelix_183_205,Inside_206_209,TMhelix_210_232,Outside_233_246,TMhelix_247_269,Inside_270_272), which produces MPPNPPLQVDWVILQRFASLEDAKRWLGSSERQSRIEGATLMLVGRDDVHIVRDDASAARTAPVSAVMSTRVKPGMEAEYLKWEQKVAAAQSKAAGLQGYRFEPSVPGVQEDFVAILRFDSETNLRTWLESPQRRQLLDEAAPLTAEFHTRMAQSGFEQWFRDATPEGAPAPAAWKMNMIVLLTLYPVVFLWGLLVGTPILTGALKLNFPVALFIGNAFSVILTSYLVPWTANRLSWWLTPPKPGRTLVHLQGASLLVAAYLIMILLFWRAL; this is translated from the coding sequence ATGCCGCCCAACCCGCCGCTGCAGGTCGATTGGGTGATCCTGCAGCGCTTCGCCAGCCTGGAAGATGCCAAGCGATGGCTGGGCTCGTCCGAACGGCAGTCCCGCATCGAAGGGGCCACCCTAATGCTTGTGGGGCGCGACGACGTTCACATCGTGCGCGACGATGCTAGTGCCGCGCGCACAGCGCCGGTCTCCGCGGTGATGAGCACGCGGGTAAAGCCCGGCATGGAGGCTGAATACCTGAAATGGGAGCAGAAGGTCGCCGCGGCGCAGTCGAAGGCAGCGGGGTTGCAGGGCTATCGCTTCGAACCGTCTGTGCCGGGCGTGCAGGAGGACTTTGTCGCGATCTTGCGTTTCGACAGCGAGACCAATCTGCGGACCTGGCTTGAGTCACCGCAACGACGTCAGCTGCTCGACGAAGCCGCACCGCTGACGGCTGAGTTCCACACGCGAATGGCGCAAAGCGGTTTCGAGCAATGGTTTCGCGACGCCACGCCTGAGGGTGCGCCGGCGCCCGCAGCGTGGAAGATGAACATGATCGTCCTTCTGACGCTCTATCCGGTCGTATTCCTGTGGGGCCTATTGGTGGGCACTCCAATTCTGACAGGGGCACTAAAGCTGAATTTCCCGGTTGCACTGTTCATTGGCAACGCGTTCAGCGTCATCCTTACCTCGTATCTGGTGCCGTGGACCGCCAACCGGCTCAGCTGGTGGCTAACACCACCGAAGCCCGGACGAACTCTTGTGCACCTACAGGGCGCCAGTTTGCTGGTCGCGGCCTATTTAATCATGATCTTGCTGTTCTGGAGGGCTTTATAG
- a CDS encoding acetylornithine deacetylase (product_source=KO:K01438; cath_funfam=3.40.630.10; cog=COG0624; ko=KO:K01438; pfam=PF01546; superfamily=53187) has translation MTTGLSAVQQHVDVARVLEIEQGLLRIPSSAFQEHQIADHLAERMNDIGLDVTMMDVVHPFDLTITSRQPMGVLRGTGDGPSLMLNGHMDPGVEMPGWSVDPYGAKFEDGWVWGMGAHDDKGGLAAAFCGVEAVIKSGTRLKGDVLLCPVIAHKLGGAGTRALLNSGVRADLCINMEHSNNTIATVCVGIVMVRIRVEAPELFFRYSAEAKAQYWNPIEQVCEVIRRIGPSLDPIPEGSWMNFTPHADLPGFPTHTFDTFHKEHYYQKNFTGLHSKQAELLLQFRTVPGQTLHSVTADLAALLEGIKRDHPAFNYTFELPAKGTETGWCQEPMEISRDHALVTALAAGQARASGAPAEVGGWGRLGNVGDGNIIAALGIPTLQYGPGDIRIYKEWPTADERVLLSQLVTAAQAVAHATVAVCG, from the coding sequence ATGACCACCGGATTGTCCGCCGTGCAGCAGCACGTCGATGTCGCGCGTGTGCTCGAGATCGAGCAGGGACTGCTGCGCATTCCGAGCTCCGCCTTTCAGGAGCACCAGATCGCCGATCATCTCGCCGAGCGGATGAACGACATCGGCCTCGACGTCACCATGATGGACGTGGTGCATCCGTTCGATCTCACCATCACCAGCCGGCAGCCGATGGGTGTTTTGCGCGGCACCGGCGACGGGCCGAGCCTGATGCTCAACGGCCACATGGATCCCGGCGTCGAGATGCCCGGCTGGTCGGTGGATCCGTACGGCGCAAAATTCGAGGATGGCTGGGTGTGGGGCATGGGCGCCCATGATGACAAGGGCGGCCTCGCCGCCGCGTTCTGCGGCGTCGAGGCGGTGATCAAGTCGGGCACGCGCCTCAAGGGTGACGTGCTGCTGTGCCCGGTGATCGCCCACAAGCTCGGTGGCGCCGGCACCCGCGCGTTGCTCAACAGCGGCGTACGCGCCGACCTGTGCATCAACATGGAGCACTCCAACAACACCATCGCCACGGTCTGCGTCGGCATCGTCATGGTGCGCATCCGCGTCGAGGCGCCTGAACTGTTCTTCCGCTACAGCGCCGAGGCCAAGGCACAATACTGGAATCCCATCGAGCAGGTCTGCGAGGTGATCCGTCGCATCGGACCCAGCCTCGATCCGATTCCGGAAGGCAGCTGGATGAATTTTACGCCGCATGCGGACCTGCCAGGCTTCCCGACCCACACCTTCGATACCTTCCACAAGGAACACTACTACCAGAAGAATTTCACCGGGCTGCACAGCAAGCAGGCCGAGCTGCTGCTCCAGTTTCGCACCGTGCCGGGCCAGACGCTGCACAGCGTGACCGCCGATCTGGCGGCGCTGCTGGAAGGCATCAAGCGCGATCATCCGGCGTTCAACTACACATTCGAATTGCCAGCCAAGGGCACCGAGACCGGCTGGTGTCAGGAGCCGATGGAAATTTCGCGCGACCATGCGCTGGTGACGGCGCTGGCGGCGGGGCAGGCGCGGGCCTCCGGCGCGCCGGCGGAGGTCGGCGGCTGGGGCCGGCTCGGCAATGTCGGCGACGGCAACATCATCGCCGCGCTCGGCATTCCCACGTTGCAATACGGCCCCGGCGACATCCGCATCTACAAGGAATGGCCGACCGCCGACGAGCGCGTGCTGCTGTCGCAGCTGGTGACGGCGGCGCAGGCCGTCGCCCATGCTACCGTCGCCGTGTGCGGTTGA
- a CDS encoding polar amino acid transport system substrate-binding protein (product_source=KO:K02030; cath_funfam=3.40.190.10; cleavage_site_network=SignalP-noTM; cog=COG0834; ko=KO:K02030; pfam=PF00497; smart=SM00062; superfamily=53850): MRKFYTSVPSYLQRTTLAAGLVLAGLGAAKADDVICEPAKMAAKYPGLAGKTIKIGQDGESVPFSMRDPKDFSKLVGLDADLARAAFACVGVPMDFSIGTWAGLIPATMAGQIDIMWDTLLYTPERAKKMDFVVYMNAATGMLVAKGNPKNIHALGDICGVTATTTLGTTQEAMLRDANNKCVAAGKAAVNIITSSDMPSGVRLIQNGRADLVAINKFVGESLVAANPTTIESAFDVVTGAKIAVGTAKGNPDLIKAIRDGLTAIRANGTEKAIYERYKVDYSLTTEPSVLTE; this comes from the coding sequence ATGCGCAAATTTTATACGTCTGTGCCGTCATATCTGCAGCGGACCACTTTGGCAGCCGGGCTGGTCCTCGCCGGCCTCGGCGCCGCAAAGGCCGATGACGTGATCTGCGAGCCCGCCAAGATGGCGGCGAAATATCCCGGCCTCGCGGGCAAGACCATCAAGATCGGACAGGACGGCGAGAGCGTGCCGTTCAGCATGCGCGACCCCAAGGACTTCAGCAAGCTGGTGGGCCTCGACGCCGATCTCGCCCGCGCCGCCTTTGCCTGTGTCGGCGTTCCCATGGATTTTTCCATCGGCACCTGGGCCGGCCTGATCCCGGCCACCATGGCCGGTCAGATCGACATCATGTGGGACACCTTGCTGTACACGCCCGAGCGCGCCAAGAAGATGGACTTCGTGGTCTACATGAACGCGGCGACCGGCATGCTGGTGGCCAAGGGAAACCCGAAGAACATCCATGCTCTCGGCGATATCTGCGGCGTCACCGCGACCACCACGCTGGGCACCACCCAGGAAGCCATGCTGCGCGATGCCAACAACAAGTGCGTCGCCGCCGGCAAGGCGGCGGTCAACATCATCACGTCGTCGGACATGCCGAGCGGCGTGCGTCTGATCCAGAACGGCCGCGCCGATCTGGTGGCGATCAACAAGTTTGTCGGTGAGAGCCTGGTGGCGGCGAATCCGACTACCATCGAGAGCGCGTTTGACGTCGTCACCGGCGCCAAGATCGCCGTCGGCACCGCCAAAGGCAATCCCGACCTGATCAAGGCGATCCGCGACGGCCTGACCGCGATCCGCGCCAACGGCACCGAAAAGGCGATCTACGAGCGCTACAAGGTCGACTACAGCCTGACCACCGAGCCGTCCGTTCTCACGGAGTAA
- a CDS encoding polar amino acid transport system permease protein (product_source=KO:K02029; cath_funfam=1.10.3720.10,3.40.50.300; cog=COG0765,COG1126; ko=KO:K02029; pfam=PF00005,PF00528; smart=SM00382; superfamily=161098,52540; tigrfam=TIGR01726; transmembrane_helix_parts=Inside_1_15,TMhelix_16_38,Outside_39_57,TMhelix_58_80,Inside_81_92,TMhelix_93_115,Outside_116_129,TMhelix_130_152,Inside_153_158,TMhelix_159_178,Outside_179_192,TMhelix_193_212,Inside_213_224,TMhelix_225_247,Outside_248_556), translated as MTDAAEATKPRPSRSVIWAGAVALVLVIAVALGWRSSLVPEPVMEMLFYVTSSFLLDGAVTALEIAALAMVGGVILGLILALMRLSRLAPVRGAAWGYIWFMRGTPVILQLVFLYDALPIVGIKLDSFTTAVVGFMLNEAAFCAEIIRGGILSVDRRQSLAAASFGMGPFLTLRRIILPQAMRAILPGMANQTISMIKGTSIASVIFVNELTFRSQQIVGQNFKFFTVFAAAGVIYLIMTSAVAAAQYYLEQNYSPDAEHKPKIVAAPAGGAAAKRVSPTAWMDTLSGSRAEGDPAEAPFVVCRNVQKSYGAKEILSGLDLTIKRGEVVVLMGPSGSGKSTLLRLVNHLEKLDWGEITVDGNYVGYVKDVGDRIVPVRNLAKARADARIGMVFQHFNLFDHLTALENIIEAPIRVYGEDPDKMRALGMSLLNAVGLTAHADHFPHRLSGGQQQRVAIARALAISPRLMLFDEPTSALDPELVGEVLAVIRRLAEAGMTMMVVTHEVRFAREVADRVVFMDEGRVIEQGPPQEVLDHPKHERTQRFLRMVEQTETET; from the coding sequence ATGACTGACGCAGCAGAGGCGACGAAACCGCGGCCGTCCCGCAGCGTGATCTGGGCCGGCGCCGTTGCGCTGGTGCTGGTCATCGCGGTGGCGCTGGGCTGGCGCTCCAGTCTGGTGCCCGAGCCGGTGATGGAGATGCTGTTCTACGTCACGTCGTCGTTCCTGCTGGACGGCGCGGTAACCGCGCTCGAGATCGCCGCGCTCGCCATGGTCGGCGGCGTCATTCTCGGACTGATCCTGGCGCTGATGCGATTGTCGAGGCTGGCGCCGGTGCGCGGCGCGGCGTGGGGCTACATCTGGTTCATGCGCGGCACGCCGGTCATCCTGCAGCTGGTGTTTCTCTATGACGCGCTGCCGATCGTCGGCATCAAGCTCGACAGCTTCACCACGGCGGTGGTCGGCTTCATGCTCAACGAGGCGGCGTTCTGCGCCGAGATCATCCGCGGCGGCATCCTGTCGGTGGACCGCAGGCAGAGCCTCGCCGCGGCCTCGTTCGGCATGGGACCGTTCCTGACGCTCCGGCGCATCATCCTGCCGCAGGCCATGCGTGCGATTCTGCCCGGCATGGCCAACCAGACCATCTCGATGATCAAGGGCACCTCGATCGCCTCGGTGATCTTCGTCAACGAGCTGACCTTCCGCTCGCAGCAGATCGTCGGGCAGAACTTCAAGTTCTTCACGGTGTTCGCGGCCGCCGGCGTCATCTATCTGATCATGACCAGCGCGGTGGCGGCGGCGCAGTATTACCTCGAGCAGAACTACAGCCCCGACGCCGAGCACAAGCCGAAGATCGTGGCGGCGCCGGCCGGCGGCGCTGCCGCGAAGCGGGTGTCGCCGACGGCCTGGATGGATACGCTGAGCGGCAGCCGCGCGGAGGGCGACCCGGCGGAGGCGCCGTTCGTGGTCTGCCGCAACGTGCAGAAGTCATACGGCGCGAAGGAGATCCTCAGCGGCCTCGACCTCACCATCAAGCGCGGCGAGGTTGTGGTGCTGATGGGGCCGAGCGGCTCCGGCAAGAGCACGCTGCTGCGGCTGGTCAATCATCTCGAGAAGCTCGACTGGGGCGAGATCACCGTCGACGGCAACTATGTTGGCTACGTCAAGGACGTCGGCGACCGCATCGTGCCGGTGCGCAATCTCGCCAAGGCCCGCGCCGATGCGCGCATCGGCATGGTGTTCCAGCACTTCAATCTGTTCGACCATCTGACCGCGCTGGAGAACATCATCGAGGCGCCGATCCGCGTATACGGCGAGGATCCCGACAAGATGCGCGCACTGGGCATGAGCCTGCTCAACGCCGTCGGCCTCACCGCCCATGCCGACCACTTTCCGCACCGGCTGTCCGGCGGCCAGCAGCAGCGCGTGGCGATTGCGCGCGCGCTGGCGATCTCGCCGCGGCTGATGTTGTTCGACGAGCCGACCTCGGCGCTCGATCCCGAACTGGTCGGCGAGGTCCTCGCGGTGATCCGCCGCCTCGCCGAGGCCGGCATGACCATGATGGTTGTCACCCACGAGGTGCGCTTCGCCCGCGAGGTCGCCGACCGCGTGGTGTTCATGGACGAAGGCCGTGTCATCGAGCAGGGCCCGCCGCAAGAGGTTCTGGATCACCCGAAACACGAGCGCACCCAACGCTTCCTCAGAATGGTTGAACAGACGGAAACGGAAACATGA
- a CDS encoding tripartite-type tricarboxylate transporter receptor subunit TctC (product_source=COG3181; cath_funfam=3.40.190.10; cog=COG3181; pfam=PF03401; superfamily=53850; transmembrane_helix_parts=Inside_1_6,TMhelix_7_29,Outside_30_329) yields MDLLMKWTTLILAVLVSPVSLGVPGATAAGFPEKIITIVVPYPAGSTADTIPRLVAPLMSKSLGVPVIIENRGGANGSIGAVRVASSPADGHTILLATTGMLAINQWIYEKPMYNPAKDFTPIANGASTPNILVVNPSVKATSLKELVALAKAEPGRLTFASAGNGSTSHLCGETLKVLEGVDAVHIPYQGAAPALQDVVGGQVSMICDNLSNVVQQVQSGALRSIVVTATEPSKQLPDVPTAPQAGSPDLLAGNWYGFVAPSATPKDVILKLNKSIVEALRDPTVSARLEGLGLTVIADKPDEFGALIAKDSARMESIVKRAKTKIRD; encoded by the coding sequence ATGGATTTATTGATGAAGTGGACGACGCTCATTTTGGCGGTGCTCGTATCGCCGGTATCCCTCGGAGTGCCCGGCGCCACAGCGGCTGGCTTTCCTGAAAAGATAATTACGATTGTGGTCCCGTACCCTGCCGGAAGCACCGCCGACACCATTCCACGGTTGGTGGCTCCGCTGATGTCCAAGTCGCTCGGCGTGCCCGTGATCATCGAGAATCGGGGCGGCGCCAACGGGTCGATAGGGGCGGTTCGCGTCGCCTCTTCACCGGCGGATGGCCATACGATCCTCCTTGCAACGACCGGCATGCTGGCCATCAATCAATGGATCTATGAAAAGCCGATGTACAATCCTGCAAAGGATTTCACACCGATCGCCAATGGCGCTTCGACACCGAACATCCTTGTCGTCAATCCGTCGGTCAAGGCAACCTCGCTGAAAGAACTGGTGGCGCTGGCGAAAGCCGAGCCGGGCAGGCTGACGTTTGCCTCAGCCGGCAACGGCAGCACGAGCCACCTGTGTGGCGAGACCTTGAAAGTGCTCGAAGGCGTCGATGCCGTTCACATCCCGTACCAGGGTGCAGCTCCGGCTCTCCAGGACGTCGTCGGCGGTCAAGTTTCCATGATATGCGACAACCTGTCGAATGTCGTGCAGCAGGTGCAAAGCGGAGCGCTGCGGTCCATCGTGGTAACCGCAACTGAACCAAGCAAGCAGCTGCCCGATGTGCCGACGGCCCCGCAGGCGGGATCGCCTGATCTCCTAGCCGGCAACTGGTACGGCTTTGTCGCACCATCGGCGACGCCCAAAGATGTGATCCTGAAGCTCAACAAGTCAATTGTGGAGGCGTTGCGGGATCCGACAGTCTCGGCGCGTCTGGAAGGCCTTGGTTTGACGGTGATTGCCGATAAGCCCGATGAGTTTGGAGCACTTATCGCAAAGGATTCTGCGCGGATGGAAAGTATTGTAAAACGCGCAAAAACGAAGATTCGCGACTAG
- a CDS encoding hypothetical protein (product_source=Hypo-rule applied), with product MSVVRLANSELLDLKSALLEPACHCPAVQHSKRLVRVSLIANTGRTISYKALQNSKIMIK from the coding sequence ATGTCCGTCGTTCGTCTTGCTAATTCCGAGTTGTTGGACCTTAAGTCTGCGCTGTTGGAGCCCGCTTGTCATTGTCCGGCCGTTCAACACTCAAAGCGGCTGGTGAGGGTCAGCCTGATCGCAAACACGGGCCGCACGATCAGCTATAAAGCCCTCCAGAACAGCAAGATCATGATTAAATAG
- a CDS encoding DNA-binding transcriptional LysR family regulator (product_source=COG0583; cath_funfam=1.10.10.10,3.40.190.10; cog=COG0583; pfam=PF00126,PF03466; superfamily=46785,53850), whose amino-acid sequence MRIFYMSMDSRHLETLVWVARLGGVGAAAQHLNLTQPAITRRIQELERELGAKVLRRQGRNVVPTPLGHLCLGNAERILSEVATMRVAASGKAASGTIRVGLVESIALTWFQNLLTRIEERYPRVQLEIDVDLSSRLATKLGRRQIDIALLPGPIQLPGVVRVPLGSCAMKWLGHPKLSPKDREMTAADLAELPIISMPQDANAYYSIVNWFEGAGVTPGLVHRCNSSSVVAALVRRGVGVSLLSPDLFADDLDSGRLKVLIKEPKAFNVEYSAAYLPGVDVTILPEVAALAKQESWFLGSPQVRAKSFGAELMPPRRI is encoded by the coding sequence ATGCGCATATTTTATATGTCCATGGATTCCCGGCATCTCGAGACACTGGTGTGGGTGGCCCGGCTCGGCGGCGTCGGTGCCGCGGCGCAGCACCTCAACCTGACCCAACCGGCGATCACGCGGCGCATCCAGGAGCTGGAACGCGAACTTGGCGCTAAGGTGCTGCGCCGCCAGGGCCGCAACGTGGTGCCGACGCCGCTCGGCCACCTCTGCCTCGGCAATGCCGAGCGCATCCTCTCCGAAGTCGCCACCATGCGCGTGGCGGCGAGCGGCAAGGCTGCCAGCGGCACGATCCGAGTCGGCCTTGTGGAAAGCATTGCGCTGACCTGGTTCCAGAATCTGCTGACCCGGATCGAGGAGCGCTATCCCAGGGTGCAGCTCGAAATCGACGTCGACCTCTCAAGCCGGCTGGCCACCAAGCTGGGCCGCCGCCAGATCGACATCGCGCTGCTGCCGGGGCCGATCCAGTTGCCCGGCGTCGTCCGGGTGCCGCTCGGCAGTTGCGCCATGAAATGGCTCGGCCATCCCAAGCTCAGCCCGAAGGACCGCGAGATGACCGCGGCCGATCTCGCCGAACTGCCGATCATCAGCATGCCCCAGGACGCCAACGCCTATTATTCCATCGTGAACTGGTTCGAGGGCGCGGGCGTGACGCCCGGGCTCGTGCATCGCTGCAACAGTTCGAGTGTGGTGGCCGCGCTGGTGCGCCGCGGCGTCGGCGTCAGCCTGCTGTCGCCGGACCTGTTTGCAGACGATCTGGACTCCGGCCGGCTCAAGGTCCTGATCAAGGAGCCCAAGGCCTTCAATGTGGAGTACTCCGCCGCCTACCTGCCCGGCGTCGACGTCACCATCCTGCCGGAGGTGGCTGCCCTGGCAAAACAGGAGAGTTGGTTCCTGGGATCGCCGCAGGTCCGCGCCAAGAGCTTTGGCGCCGAGCTAATGCCGCCGCGCCGAATTTAG
- a CDS encoding hypothetical protein (product_source=Hypo-rule applied; cath_funfam=1.10.575.10; pfam=PF02265; superfamily=48537) — protein sequence MWGDASQPLHTVDDLTGGNDIKVKIDFCGEKEPHCRLPTPRAEMKFHEVWDTTLITSSYWSWGSYVDALSAKDGWLNSDEAKNSDLGGSSIEAWVNDSHAVARIVWSETLLGPDNVASQNYYAAVKPKLDRQLGIAGLRLARYLDAAFSTSCPQ from the coding sequence TTGTGGGGCGATGCGTCGCAACCGCTCCATACCGTCGATGATCTGACGGGCGGAAACGATATCAAGGTGAAAATCGACTTCTGCGGCGAGAAGGAGCCGCACTGCCGATTGCCCACACCACGTGCAGAGATGAAATTCCACGAAGTTTGGGACACGACGCTCATCACCAGTAGTTATTGGTCGTGGGGTTCCTACGTCGATGCGCTCTCTGCGAAAGACGGGTGGCTGAACTCCGACGAGGCGAAAAATTCCGATTTAGGCGGAAGCTCGATCGAAGCCTGGGTGAACGACAGCCACGCCGTGGCGAGAATCGTCTGGTCTGAGACCCTCCTCGGTCCCGACAACGTCGCCAGCCAAAACTACTATGCGGCGGTAAAGCCGAAGCTCGACCGCCAACTCGGCATCGCCGGGCTGCGGTTGGCGCGCTACCTCGACGCGGCCTTCTCGACGTCTTGTCCGCAGTAG